From one Microbacterium sp. 10M-3C3 genomic stretch:
- a CDS encoding LPXTG cell wall anchor domain-containing protein, producing the protein MKRALLGALVGGGIAVLGAGVAQAAETSGNDGLLSGTQGIVSVDLPVTVSGNSISVIGDSSSSGAETSAPAPAAAPAPATTSGDDGAASGGQALVSVAVPVTVSGNGISVVGDSTSDGADTAAAPAPAPAAAPAGTSGDDSVLGGTQGVIDVAVPVTVSGNAISVLGDAETTDAATTTGTGTSGGSTGGAMTSGDDAIAGGTQVQAPVSAPVTVGGNAISVIGDSSTDGAETTVAGGGSGTGSGASTTGDDGILGGTQVAAPVTAPVTVGGNAISGLGDATTADPATGVTGTTGSSTGSGASTTGDDGILGGTQVVAPITAPITGGGNAVSGIGDATTDGATTGVSGGTAGGSGSGSATSGDDGILGGTQVVAPITAPITGGGNAVSVIGDSTSTDATTAVTPGAGTGTPVTSGNGSVGGGTQIVLPIGVPVTVGGNAVCVVGDCTTGGSTTVVTPTTPTTPTTPTTPTTPTTPTTPTDPTGPTTPGDSDGGSAIGAPVALGSAAATARLAATGGELPWFATLAGLLLLVGGGVIIALRRRTA; encoded by the coding sequence ATGAAGAGGGCGCTCCTCGGAGCGCTGGTCGGGGGCGGCATCGCCGTCCTCGGCGCAGGGGTCGCACAGGCGGCCGAGACATCCGGGAACGACGGACTGCTGTCGGGCACGCAGGGAATCGTGTCCGTCGACCTGCCGGTGACGGTGTCGGGCAACAGCATCTCCGTCATCGGCGACTCGTCGAGCAGCGGCGCGGAGACCTCCGCGCCGGCACCGGCGGCGGCACCCGCCCCGGCGACGACGAGCGGTGACGACGGCGCCGCATCCGGCGGCCAGGCGCTGGTGAGCGTCGCGGTCCCCGTGACAGTGTCGGGCAACGGCATCTCGGTCGTCGGAGACAGCACGTCGGACGGTGCGGACACCGCAGCCGCGCCGGCACCCGCCCCCGCCGCAGCGCCGGCGGGGACGTCGGGCGACGACAGCGTCCTGGGCGGCACCCAGGGTGTCATCGACGTCGCCGTGCCGGTCACCGTGTCGGGCAATGCCATCTCCGTCCTCGGCGACGCCGAGACGACGGATGCGGCGACCACCACCGGCACCGGCACCTCCGGCGGATCGACCGGCGGCGCGATGACGTCGGGCGACGACGCGATCGCGGGCGGCACGCAGGTGCAGGCGCCCGTGTCCGCGCCGGTCACCGTCGGCGGCAACGCGATCTCGGTCATCGGCGACAGCTCGACCGACGGCGCCGAGACCACGGTCGCAGGCGGCGGCTCGGGCACCGGCTCGGGTGCGAGCACGACCGGCGACGACGGCATCCTCGGCGGCACCCAGGTCGCCGCCCCGGTCACCGCGCCGGTGACCGTCGGCGGCAACGCGATCTCCGGCCTCGGCGACGCCACCACCGCCGACCCGGCCACCGGCGTTACCGGCACCACGGGCTCGAGCACCGGCTCGGGCGCGAGCACGACCGGCGACGACGGCATCCTCGGCGGCACGCAGGTCGTCGCCCCGATCACCGCGCCCATCACGGGCGGCGGCAACGCCGTCTCGGGCATCGGCGACGCCACCACCGACGGCGCCACCACCGGCGTCTCCGGCGGCACCGCGGGCGGCTCGGGCTCCGGCTCGGCCACGAGCGGCGACGACGGCATCCTCGGCGGCACGCAGGTCGTCGCCCCGATCACCGCGCCCATCACGGGCGGTGGCAACGCCGTCTCCGTGATCGGCGACAGCACCTCGACGGACGCGACCACCGCGGTCACGCCCGGCGCGGGCACCGGCACGCCGGTCACCAGCGGTAACGGCAGCGTCGGCGGCGGCACGCAGATCGTGCTTCCGATCGGGGTCCCGGTGACGGTCGGCGGCAACGCCGTGTGCGTCGTCGGCGACTGCACCACGGGCGGTTCGACGACCGTGGTCACGCCCACGACGCCGACGACCCCGACTACGCCCACGACGCCGACGACCCCGACGACTCCGACCACCCCGACGGACCCCACGGGCCCGACGACCCCCGGTGACTCGGACGGCGGTTCGGCGATCGGCGCTCCGGTGGCCCTCGGCTCCGCGGCCGCGACCGCGCGGCTGGCCGCCACGGGCGGCGAGCTGCCCTGGTTCGCGACGCTCGCGGGTCTGCTGCTCCTCGTCGGCGGCGGGGTGATCATCGCCCTGCGTCGCCGGACGGCGTGA
- the rplI gene encoding 50S ribosomal protein L9 — protein sequence MAKLILTNEVAGLGSAGDVVEVKNGYARNYLIPQGFAVAWSRGGEKQVASIRAARESRAIHDHEEAVALKNTLESNKVKLSVKAGNEGRLFGSVKTGDVADAVKAAGFGDLDKRKIHITSPIKAVGEHEATVRLRDDVTAVITLQVVAAK from the coding sequence TCACGAATGAGGTCGCCGGGCTCGGAAGCGCCGGTGACGTGGTCGAGGTCAAGAACGGGTACGCCCGCAACTACCTCATCCCCCAGGGCTTCGCGGTGGCGTGGTCCCGTGGCGGCGAGAAGCAGGTCGCGTCGATCCGCGCGGCCCGCGAGTCCCGCGCGATCCACGACCACGAAGAGGCCGTGGCCCTGAAGAACACCCTCGAGTCGAACAAGGTCAAGCTGTCGGTCAAGGCCGGCAACGAGGGCCGTCTGTTCGGTTCGGTCAAGACGGGCGACGTGGCCGACGCCGTCAAGGCCGCCGGTTTCGGCGACCTCGACAAGCGCAAGATCCACATCACCTCGCCGATCAAGGCCGTGGGCGAGCACGAGGCGACTGTTCGCCTGCGTGACGACGTCACCGCCGTGATCACGCTGCAGGTGGTCGCCGCGAAGTAA